A single region of the Aptenodytes patagonicus chromosome 7, bAptPat1.pri.cur, whole genome shotgun sequence genome encodes:
- the IFTAP gene encoding intraflagellar transport-associated protein isoform X3 yields MIRFISQKNDHSGIQEEEGNTIQGSKVESLRKTFSTSELSNRNKQDGSPGRSKETWVSLPPQMPNENETVMNESWKAGGSDGNDLSLSERVKVDKYLDLEDIDTDEETCNAGSLVLPGEVEQTVNDRTPFFDKPVQLKFRTLSVPQPSDSKAQELLGDDVQPFSLDEEFDYDNVALTPKFSEAELKAIIELSEEKKMGTDVKSA; encoded by the exons aggaagaggggaatACAATTCAAGGAAGTAAAGTGGAATccctaagaaaaacattttctacttCTGAATTATCCAACAGAAATAAACAGGATGGCTCACCTGGAAGAAGCAAAGAAACGTGGGTGTCTCTTCCACCACAGATGCCAAATGAGAATGAG ACAGTGATGAATGAGAGCTGGAAAGCTGGTGGCTCTGATGGAAATGATCTCAGTCTGTCTGAAAGAGTGAAG GTGGACAAGTACTTAGATTTGGAAGATATAGACACAGATGAAGAGACATGCAATG CAGGGTCATTAGTTCTCCCAGGAGAGGTGGAACAGACAGTGAATGACCGTACACCCTTTTTTGATAAGCCTGTTCAACTGAAGTTCAGAACCTTGTCAGTTCCACAGCCATCGGACAGCAAAGCCCAAGAG CTACTAGGGGATGATGTTCAACCATTCTCACTTGATGAAGAATTTGATTATGACAATGTGGCACTCACCCCTAAGTTCTCTGAAGCTGAGCTGAAGGCCATTATAGAATtgtctgaagagaagaaaatggggaCAGATGTCAAGTCAGCGTGA